In the genome of Caenorhabditis elegans chromosome IV, the window aaatacaagttttatTCATCGTTAATAATTCCGAGtgcagagaaaaaagtttcaaagagtttttgaaacattgcaGCTAATTGTTGAACGATTTGCTCAACGGACAGCTCAACAGAATACCAATTTCCTGAGCATGAACTAGGAGCAGTTGCAAGGATAGAAGCAACAGTAGCAGAAATTGTGGAGAAAACATTCGAATCGTAGGAAGAGCTCAAAATTTCGCTTAAAATTGAGCTCACAGTGTTGGTAGGCAGAGATGATGCTGAAAATGTGCGGCATAATTTAGGTGATGTGGAAAACACATATTGAGCATGGggttttaaacaaatattaaaaatacttGAGAAACagtgaaagtttttttacttgtttttttttaaagagtatTAGGAATTAtactacactcaaaataagaaaactgcgTGGTGTGTACTACAGAAAACCTCATaattaggccccgcctttttctcgtccactcacggagaaaaggcaaaaatttggggaccaaccaatctcaggccgccgacatcctacgggttccgcgcgccgctatgtttaactcgctgtgggtgtggcgagctgtctccgcccgctgcgagttaaacatagcggtgcgcggaacccgtaggatgtcggcggcctgatattggttggtccccaaatttttgccttttctccgtgagtggacgagaaaaaggcggggcctaattatgaggttttctgcaatacacgccacgcagttttcttattttgagtgtaaaatCACAAAATCTTATTGCAGTAAaaacgaaatattttaaaatagaaaattctgaaaaaaattaaactttcaaaacgttttgagattttaaacCACGGTAATCGGGAAAGTTGTCACTCAATGTTTGGTTTTTCGAATgttttactttaaaaagttttagaaacagaaacatattttttttattttcagaatacttggaaattgatttttgcgaACTATTCCTAATGTATCACCGTGTTCAGAAAACATTGTGAAATCATTCATTTTATTCGTtttgtaaaacaatttttttcatgtgtTCTGTACAAGATTAGGCTAAGAGGATGCGGTATTACTGACTATGAGTAGTCATAAAAAGATGAAtttaaatactgaaaaaagatATGTCTAGGCACATTTTAGAATGATCCTTgtatttattgtaatttttaaacttattaaattttaaaacaaatttccacaggttttttgcataattagggaaaaaaaacttctaaaaaagttagatGAGTGGTTTCAATTTGTTAATGgctacaaattttttcaaaatatgtatatttGCACGTTTTCTGAACCAACTTTGTTCTGGCTGCTCAGTGACTCCATCGCTGTTCTCTACAGCTTTCCCACCAATTCCTAGATCTGAATTATCGCAGAGACTTTTATCAATCGAGTTGGGGAAACAATTTGGATCTGTTGTTTTTGATGAGATTTCCTGAACGAATGCATTCATCACAATAAAACTGATTACCTATATTCTAGTAATATCTTTGTAAAACTTGTGAAACAGCAAAagattttcaggatttttttttaatttacaaagCTTACAGGAGAAGAGGTTCCCGTTGTTCCTCGAAATACAGCACAtattagaattaaaaatatgaatttacaGGTTTTCATTTCGAATTGTTGAGAAAGAAACTAGCTTTGTTAGTTTGATTcgacttttcttttttttataacaGATACTGTACCAGTTTTTATTGACAACAAATGTTCTATTATTCCCTGAAGTTTTTTAGATGCAAatcatgtttaaaaaacgacaaatcatgaaaatcatgatttttaatattttgggcaaaagttaaagaaagttcgaaaaaaatgtaaagaaCCTaggacaaacaaaaaattctgatgttttagtttatttttaaatttattccaGTATAAGTTTCCGGtgttcaaaattgtatttcgcaaagaaaattaaaaattaaaatattacattttctCAATAATGTGAGCTCTTAAAAACTACCCAATTTTTAatagatattttgaaaattcgatttctatcaatttttgactgtttcGCGTTGTTCATATAAGCTCAccgaaaaactaatttttagtGGTGTTTTCATTCAACAATTTAATTGAAACATGAATTATCTGCGGACTCTATGATTGCAactttttaacaaactttTGTCATAAgcgcaaaaaatgttttgctgtttcacaattttttcataacttcACGGGTTCCATCAAACATTTGATTGCTCTGCCGCAATTAAAGCTGTtggtaaaactttttaaaaatgatgtaaAACAGAAGAACGttcacaaaaatattgtatCTCTAAATATAAAggagcagtttttttttagaaattattacGAAGTCATAAACACAAACTTGCATACTAATTTCCAAAtatctgttcaaaaaatctgtctctgacatttaaaaaatgttttaataccgTTTAAAACTCCTAAAAACACATAATGTTTTATCACAGTTTCTTGAAGGCGTTGAGTTTGTATCctaacagtgaaaaaaatacagaaacaTCACTCATTCAGTAGAACTGTATTAAAAGCTGCtgatttaaaataaatctAGTGctaaagaaagaagaaaagtgTCTAATGAACTTTCGCTCATTTTGAGAGAGAGAAAgtgaaaactgtgaaacagtaaaatactttatttttaatttaaattttttggcaaaacatACCATGTAacattttattggatttttattaTGGTTCAAATTTTGTCATATATTGACTagtgagtttaaaaatttggttcaGAATTTAAACGTGTCGCATGGTAAAATTAACTTTCATGTTTCAACTTGCGGATAAGTAGAGtgcaaaaaaaccatttttattaACGACGTTGTATAggaataaaatttccagttatagtttttcagaattcaaaaacacAATAGTATACAATTCCAACACGTCATAAAGTATgtgttgaattttgttttagaCATGTTAtacataatttaattttaaaataaatgtgaaCCAATTATTCATTACCCCAAACAAAAACTCAAGAGCATTGATTTTCACCCAAAGTTATTAATTCCAAGAGCAGAAAAGAAGCTTTCAAGGATTTGTTGAAACAATGCAGtgatttgttcgaaaaattgctgaaaagcCAGTTGAGCGGAGCGCAACGTTCCCGAGCATGAGCTTGGAGTAGTTGTGAGCATGGAAGTAACAGTAGAGGAAAACTCCGAAGGATAGGAAGAGCTCAAAATTTCGCTTAAAATTGTGCTCACAGTGTTTGTAGATGGAGATGAtgctgaaaacaaaatgttgaattgtgattatttttgtgataatCCTTAACGATTTTAACAGATTTgagaaacagtgaaaattaaaaaatagtggAAATATTCTCTAAAGTTTCCGAAACTAattcaaacttattttttgtagattaaaaaaatattccaagaATCGCAagagatttaaaatttttcaaaaagtcttagtaaacacaaaaaattaaagttaaaaattcagtttcgcAAAAACAGTTCTTATAGTTAAATGgaagtgaaacatttttcgatacaatctaattttaaaagcatttgttctgaatttaaaccgcaaattaaaatatttacctTCTACAGGATCATTTGTAGTTTCTGGCACAATTGGTGACGAATCGGAGGAGCCAGAACCAACTGTGCTAGATTGTTCAGAATTACCATTTGTGGATTCTGACGGGGAAGtatctgaaaacaaaagaatgtgactaaattatttttacaaaacattgaaaaggTTATGAAAACATagtgaaacagtttttttttaaaaacacactTTGTTTACAATTTTGCGACAATTCTAACCGATTATTTACCAGAAGGATTTGTAGCTTCTGGCACATTTGGCGATGTACTATCAGAAGGGTTTCCTGTTTTGGAGCCAGTTGTACTGGATTGCTCTGAGTTACCGTTGCCGTTTGTTGATAGATCTGTGCTGACAGTGGAAGTTGGTCACGGAATAGTAGCAGTAAAACTTTACATTTAAAACAACATAGTGAAACATTATTGTTTAGGaaagaaactattttttgaatgttaaatgttataaaacattttgagaaatcaagaaaacaacttttgaaaatgttataaactagttgaaactgattttatttcgaaaaaatgtatatattgtgaaaattaaaaactctgtttcaaattgttaatATTTTGTAATCAACATCACATATCTCTAGTCCTATGTAAATCCCACATAACATGcacaaaaataacaaacctTGCCCAGGCGCCTCAGTGCCTCCACTTCCGTCTTCTAAAACTTTTCCACCAATTCCAATATCTGGATTATCGAAGAGATTTTTGTCAACCGTGTTGGAAAGACAATTTGGATCAACTGTTGTTGTTGAGATTTCCTGAACGGTACTGAATTTAGAGGTTCACTAATTATTTATGATCTTGTACCATCTTTGTATAACTAATGAAAcagcaataaaatttcagtaaaatttcagattttttttcacaagcTTACCAGAGAAGACTGTCCAGAAGCATCAGGAAATACAGCACAtatcagaattaaaaatatgaaatcacagaatttcattttgcaatgttaaaaaactagatttccgagatttcctttttccaaaactggAATACTGTATCAGTTGACAACAAAAGCTTTTTCTTCACAGGTTTTCAAATGCAAATCTGGTGAAAAATGACGGCAAATTATGATTTTCGTGTAGTCTCTTGGGCAaaagttgaaacaaaatttcggaaaaaatatttttcgctGTTTGAGTTTCTTTTAAACAGAGTTAGTAGCCAAGCAAACCGTATGAAAACattgtgaaacagaaaaaattatttattttgcaaaaatcccACAGTTTTAAAACTCAGCTATTAGAAGCTGAGTTACAAGTGGACAAAATTCGTCACTGTAATGATGACAAGCATTAAACTTTTagcaataacaaaaaaataagtaaaaactgagaaacagtgcaaactattttttttagatagatttcaatttatcaaatgttatgattttttggtcAGTCATTTTGTTATACAATATGATTACTAATTTCAAGCAGTGCCTGTGAGACTTTAtgggaacattttgaaaaaatataaggTTTGTGGATACAAATAACACGACAATTTggttggaatttttgattaaaaaaatgaatatatcctcaaaaaattatcattaacTTGAGAGCAAgtgttttttaatgtgaaGCAGCATAAAATTCAATACCGTTTTAAAAccttaaaaatgaattattaatTCTTTTGACCTCTTAAAAATATGgaagaaacattttggaaCAGAAAAcgtgaaacaataaaaaattgtttttaaatatttttttcagcatttccaTTCTATTGgtaatttctaaatatttatCGTAAATCAAATCGTATGTACTATATTgacttcagaaaatttattttaaaacatttttagggcATCCAGTtgataaatattgaaattaactTTCATGTTTCTACTTGAAGTAGGATGCGAATAAATGTAGCGTCATTTAAACAATTCATTGcagatttattattttgagtgtatatttatcaaaaaccaatgaaaaattatgaatgttGTCCAGTTGTCCATGATTTTCTATATTGATCGAAATAATTTTCCGGATTCACTTGCATTTCTTTTCTTAATGAAGTTATTCCCTGAAAACTAGATTTATATCttatgaaatgttttttgcagCGCCCGACACCTTCCGATCACGCCGCTCATCACAAAAATAGATTTACACGGCGAGGCTGTGAGTGACCTCGTTTACTGTCCTTTCATCTGATTCAGCTGGCTCTGGAGTCTCTTCTTGATTTGGGCTTGGTGGGACCACCTGGGGCAGCAACAAGGAACTCATGCTTACCACGTTCAAAGCCATCACCAAACCGGGCGCCACCTACGCCTGCCAAAGTTGGTCTCAACTCGTGAAGCCCACGAGGATATACAGCCTTGACTCATCGTACAAGGCAATCCTACGCGTCTGCTGCGGCCTCACAAAAAACACCCCTGGATACCACATCCACGACGAGGCTGGTATCCTTCCCTTATCCCACGAAATTAAGCTCATGAACCAGCAATATGCAATATCCATGATGAAATCTGCGGGTCATCCGTCAAACGGTCTAACAGGCCGTAGAAAGATGGCACGTAACACGACAAGAAGTAGCAAGCCGCCCAGGGAACCCCCGCT includes:
- the Y64G10A.10 gene encoding uncharacterized protein (Confirmed by transcript evidence) yields the protein MCCISRNNGNLFSSSSLPTNTVSSILSEILSSSYDSNVFSTISATVASILATAPSSCSGNWYSVELSVEQIVQQLAAMFQKLFETFFSALGIINDE
- the Y64G10A.2 gene encoding DUF148 domain-containing protein (Confirmed by transcript evidence); amino-acid sequence: MKFCDFIFLILICAVFPDASGQSSLEISTTTVDPNCLSNTVDKNLFDNPDIGIGGKVLEDGSGGTEAPGQDTSPSESTNGNSEQSSTVGSGSSDSSPIVPETTNDPVEASSPSTNTVSTILSEILSSSYPSEFSSTVTSMLTTTPSSCSGTLRSAQLAFQQFFEQITALFQQILESFFSALGINNFG